TCACTGCTCTGTGGTCATGTTTAGTGCTTCTCAGGGGTTGCATGTTTTATTCCAACTAAATATGCGGTGGCAAACGTTTCGGGAAAAGGGACAGATGGTGCGGCGACTACgaaataaatgaatgtggggcatgcaacacacaaaaaatacgTAGTGTGTCTTACGTAAAACCCAACCATGTCTTCGGAGAGCTGTGCAAAATTCAAAACGGACACAAGAGCGACAGGATAAAGTGTGAGAACTGTGTTGAGTATTTGTGTGCAAAACTATTGGTTTGTCGCATGTGTTACCTGGTATCATAGGTGTCAGAGTTACGATCAAACTTGTAGGTGGGTTTAAAATTTAAGGGCCCCTCCTCAAATTCCTGCAGGAATGGTTCGTTCTTCTTCATCATGACGAGCTGCAGGAACATGAAGTAAATTAGTGaaatcatgtttgtgtgtgtgtgtgtgtgtgtttgtgtgtgtacttattGCAGCACATCACCTGGTCTTTGCTCCAGAGCAAATTAAGGCGTCCGCTGTTGATGGACGAGCGGAGGAAGTGCAAGCCGTGGTCGGCAATACGGAAGTTCAGGTCACCAAAGCAGAACGCCAccctgtgtgtgagagggatGGAGCCTCACTTTACCTGCTATACAACAACCTCGGTGCATatatttcacagtgtgtgtgtgtgtgtgtgtgtgtgacgcacTGACTTGTGGTCCAGGACATGTGGTGTGTCAGAGACGTCAAAGTCTTGTGCCTCCAGAATGTACTCAAACTCGTCGACGCGCTGCAGAGCGTAGTTCATGTGAGCTGCTAGGTGGCAGTTAAGGAAGCACACCATGTGTCCATAGAAAGAAAAGCGCACAGACACTCCTCCTTTGTTCCCCTGACACAGATAAACAGACGAGAAGGAATACAGTATGTGAAATGAAAGATAAAGTGGATTTCCAAAGACTCGCCTAGTGAGTTTaaagtcatgttttcatcttttagGAATCGAAACCTATTAAAGctaaacacacaaattaatCTTAATGCAGTatttacatgtaaataaaatttgATGTAGTTTGTAACCACCTCTTCATAAAATGGATTACAACATTTGTCTTACAAGTGCACCGCTCCAGTTTTAGTGCTCTTCCTCTGTGATTTCATTCTTTCAAAGCTGTTGCACATTccactaaacacaaacaatagGCCTTTCATAATGTGTTTAAACTCTACAGCCTGTGATGCCAGTGGGATTCCTGGTGTGCAGAGTTTAACAGTGCTGCTGTCTATAAGGTTCTAGCCAAACCGGTGCTCCCATTGGGACTTCTTACCCAGTAGCCAAAGATGCCAGTACGAGTGTAGGTGGTCTGGATCTTTCGGATGTAGGGGAGATGAATTTGTTTGgcaaaaaccagcagcagcagaccctGCATCCTCACTGATGTGACCTAGACAGACGTGGAGACAGATTTTagtcatcattttaagattttgtttGTCCCTTATTGTCCCCACTATAGCATTTTGTTTAACTCAGTTTGAAATTACATAGTTGTAATATTACATACTACAATTTGCATTAtatgaaaacatgtaaatatacaGTGTAAAGAAATATGTACTGCAGCTAAAATCAGCCAAGATATGACCAGTTTCACAGTATTTGAGTTTTTTTAAGCAGCCCCATGGTTATATATGTCTTCAAAACATACAGCAGCCTTAAAGACACTATTATTCATACCAGCTGTTCATGTGCACACATCCATTCTGTTTATACCAGTTCACACAGTCCCATCCCCCGTCTCCTCCGTTGCCCTCTCTCACCTTGACGAAGCCTCTGGGTGCCAGTGTGTCCATGAAGACGTGGCTCCAGGAGTCCTCCACTAGCAGGTCAGAGATGAACCTCAAAGGGGTGGCACTCACCTCCTGCAGGCTGACGCACACCAACACAAAcgaatgaaaaacacaacacacgcaTGTgatcttttccttcttttctcacCAAAGCATTAAAAGAGACACGTTTATCCTTCAGTCCAAGTCCTGGCAAAGGTTAGAAATTCCAGTTTCCATAATGTTGTTCCTCACCCGATCACATAGAGGTCTGTGGGCGGCTGGACGTCAAGCTGCAGCAAAGAGGTGACGTCTTCAGGAGGCTCCGCTGTGGCCACGTTCCAGGTCACCATGTGCAGCCTGAAAATGattacaaatatattttccttGTGTAAATATGCCTACCTCAGagttaatttattcattttttctgcGTATATTACATTGTTAGTGTACAAATAtaatacaacaacagaaaaactggaaaacaatTTTAATCTCAGTCAATTTTaagttttacttttttctatttttgctgtatttctaCATCTACTGTCATTCCTACTTACTAATTTCAACAACATATAATACATAGCACAGCATTCTACAGTTTGCTTGCATCCTCTGACATTGGAAAAATAAGATATTAACATATTTACTTTACTCaacttccattttttttattcttgttagAATAATTGGAAATCACTACAAAGTGTAAGACTGATGAAATCCAGATGTGATCAGATACATTGAATTTGAAGTTCCTGTcaggtttttacattttttggacatttttgctTTGACAACATGAACTCAGAAACttcctgcgtgtgtgtatctgtgttatTTTGTGTATGAGTGAATGAGCACACGTAAACCTGAATGCATCTGTGGGAATGAAGCGTCCACAGAGGTGAAAGGCTTCATCCAGGGTGCGGGACACTTCTTCATTGGCTTCATCGTCAGAGCTCATGTCCTCTATGCAGGTCAGCAGCTGGGTCAGACGCTGGCGGAGGAGCATCTTGGACCTCGAGCCTTGAGACGCTGAGCTGCTCATGCTGTCTGAGCGCACGCGTGGACTGTCCGTCAAGGGGTCCATCTTTGGATCTTAGACTGGAAAAAGCGCTTCCCAGTGTAAGCTTTGTTGTATGTCCACAAGCTCTGGAAGGTTGTCCAAGATtgctcaaataaaaaaataaagatgctgTCCTGCAAGGGCAAAGCAGTAAAACCCAGTGGAATAAACGCCTGTGGCTTGATTTCACCTCAGACTTCTTTGGTTGGTTTAGTTGCAGCCATTTGATGTGAGAGGCCTTTCCTCTGCTCAGGCCACTGGAAGTAACACGAACTGATTCCTAGTTAGTCAAATCTCTCCGCTTGTGCTTCAGGCAGCTTCAGATTTAGGTCCTGGCCAGGACAACAAGCTCGTAAGCCCAGGACGGAGTTTTCCTGGATTGTTGCGGTCCCCTCTGTGGCAGAGCCCCGTGTGCTCATGCAGCAATGGGGTCGACTCAGGAATGTGGGCAAGAATGAGTCCGATTTGGCCTCTAATCGCAGGCAGGAGACGGGCATGtgagcacgtgtgtgtgtttgtctgtgagtgtgtgtagtcACAGAGAGTAGAAGAGGAGGACCAGAGGCTGATCCTCCATCATTGTAAGCACTGTTGCAAGACTTGGGTAACCCTTCAGATCCCTAAGAGGTTTACTGCCAGCGTTTTCTCTGTACCAGCTGAGTACACTGAACCATGCATGCAACCCCGCAATTACAGCCATGCATTAGCGAGGGCACAACAGCGCACAATAGCATTAGCTTCTTTTGGCCTCAATCCAGTCTCTCTTCATATAGGTGAAAGGTTATCTTTGTAAATccagagagaggtgggggttaAATGCAGTTTATAAGCTCTGACACAGTCTATTTTTTCTCCTtagaaaaaaagctcaaataATTCTAATTAAGTGTTACGGCATCGGCAATAGTGGACAAATTACATAATGGATTTGTAAGCACACATTACATGAAGCAATCAGCGACTCCAACCCATTTTGCTGGATTCTTAAATGGTTTACAGTTTACAAAACCATGaattcaatgaaataaaatttaaactttaaatgatAAGTTTAATTCCAGGCTCAAGTTACCGACATTGGTAACATTCCAGTACATGGTACTTTGGAATACTCCTTATGTATTTTTTCAGCAAACTTTTTTACCCTTGATACTTATTTTTCCCTGAAACTTATTTCTGGAGGACAGTCTTTATTTATTGCCTCATTAACTCTAAAACTATGTGCAGAATATATATAATATCATAGCTTCTGAGGAGCTGTACAAACTCATGttaataatatttaaaagtgTGTTGATTGTCATCATGTGGGAAAAGTATAGCAATAGAAATAAATTATATTGCATTACTTTGAGGACTACATCACTGAATCCAGTTTTTGGTATTTTACCTTTACACTTTTATATGAGTAATTAACGGCTCTATAATCTATAACTTCTCATACCCAGTTATGAAATCATTTCAGACTGAGCCACTGGTCTGGTTGCAGAGTTTAGACAATAAACCATGGCAGGAAGTCAACAGTGTTTTAATTTTTGGAGGGCTGTGGGGGACAATGCTAGCTCTATGCCCTTACACAATCAAAAATGCTAATCTTGGGTGCCCCAGTTCTCCCTGCCACTTCATGTAACAGTGTCACATGCAGAGACTTAGGGCACATTCTTCAGCAAGCAGAAGTGTTAAGTGGATAACCGAAGGGGTTCACCGGTCCAGTGAAAAATGATGAATGGGAGACTATTTAAGTTTTATAAGAGAGCAAAAAGACTCAGAACCAGTAGCCTTAAAGCTACTTATGAAGGTTAGGCAATTCAGACACTGTGCAAAGGCTTTATACCTTCTTTCTGTGGACCCTCTCACCTTTTCTGCCTGAAGTCCGTGCTGTCTCTCACAATTACATTCATcaccactttctctctcttgttcccTCCTACTCTTTACCCTTGCAAGACCATCagagggtgaagaagaagagcatgAGGTCTGTATGGGATTTGGATCTTACCTGCACTTGTCTCTCGCACCACTTCGAAATCTCCCAGAGCTCATTTTCTCCCCTGTAGGCGAGCACAGTCACACAAAGTGTAAACAACGAGGAAACACACATGCCAAGATAAAATGATTGCTTCTATTGCGGCCAGTTTCACGGGAGCACAGACCAGCGCCCAATAAAACAGACCTGACAGGGATGCCTGAAAGTCATCTCTGAAATGGGTTTGTAATCATGTCTAATCACTGTTAGCTTCATCCACATTAAAGTGACAGCGCCCTGAAGGTcacatgtaaaaacagcaacactttACTTGATTTTATAAAACTTGATCAAAAGATTGTAAAATATAAATTGATTAGATTTTTATACTCAGGTAAATATTTGACAATGTGATTGGTGATGGGTTAAAACATAACATCTTATTGATAGATAATAACACAAGTTGCAGGAACATTTCAGTGTTGAACATTCATTCAGGTAGATTGTGTACAAGAGGAGCCTTTAAACTGTGTAGTTTTACTGTTACTATGAAGAAACTCTAGTAGTGCTTCCGTTTGTCACCATAGTCTgtaataacacacactcactcttgCATTAGCGTcaatataattttttttccacttgggggcagcataacaagctgaaaacacattgaAACATTATCACCTCATGGCTAATATGTTAGCAAACTAGCTAGTTGGCTATGCAGCAGAAACTGGAccacattagcattaatttggagACATGTCTCTGGCCACCTGACAAATATTAAGTCcaatttcattacattttagctCCGTTTTGTTTCCCAACAACTGCAAgggaaatatttggctttttAGCTCCTAAATGCCCCGCTATGTTCAGCTAGCTAGAAAACATTGAAACATTATTACTTCAAGGCTAACAAGTTAGCAAACTAGCTAATAGTCTATTTATACATGCAGCAGACACTGGACTACATTAGCATTAATTCGGAGACATATCTCTGGCCTCCTGACAAATATTAAGTCCAAAATTCACtaccttttagctctgtttcaAAAATTAGGCCCATAAAACGTAGCTGTGTGAATAGGTCTTTATCACAATATtactaaaaaacacacagagagagactaaTTAAAAGACAGGATTTGTTGCTGTTATACCACACAGGTATCTGAGAGTGGAAGGATTACAAGGAAGTTGAATATAACAGAACTTATAGAGAGTTACAATGGCTGCACCATTGCAAACATATTAAATTCACTACTTGTTGGCCTTATAGGACAGTTCTACCTGTGACCCTTGAGAACCTCAGTTCTCTACTTAGCCAGAAACAAGGAATCACCTTTGCTTCCTCCACAGTTTCCTTTAACTTCATTAAGACTAATACCATGAGTGCTCCTGCTACATCttcaagaaaaatgtgacacacatagcaaaaacagctttttgtgtGAGACAGTTTCGTCTTTGAACAAGAACATCATTCTCTCACATTCAGAAATCCAAATGTTTACTCTACTGAATCCAGCACATCTCTGTTGAATGgttgtttgaaaacaaaaagcagcacagcatcATCCATTCAGTACAGTACCTTTATCTGTGTGTCTTCGCTGTGGCGTCCGGAAAAAGCTGCAGACCCCCTGTGCGCAGATGACGAAGATCTCCAAAGGGGAGTCAAGAGACTGGATCTGCTTTCCTATCGTGAGTCCCGTTGTCTGACTGTTTGCTCTCTTTTCGGTTCCCTCGCTTTCTGCTCGGCCGTTCCAGTTCTGGGTGCAAGGTCCCACTCACAACCTGCTCTGGACTTAAAGCGTAACATCGGATCAAGCTATTATCCCAGGTTGGTTAACAACCCGGTGAGAAAGTATTATCTTATTCATGAATGGACATGTCTGTTTATTCAATGTCACCATGACGCATGGTATTTGTTGCACGAAAGCCCTCTTTGTATGTTCACAAATAATCCTT
Above is a genomic segment from Chelmon rostratus isolate fCheRos1 chromosome 14, fCheRos1.pri, whole genome shotgun sequence containing:
- the inpp5kb gene encoding inositol polyphosphate 5-phosphatase K isoform X1; its protein translation is MDPLTDSPRVRSDSMSSSASQGSRSKMLLRQRLTQLLTCIEDMSSDDEANEEVSRTLDEAFHLCGRFIPTDAFRLHMVTWNVATAEPPEDVTSLLQLDVQPPTDLYVIGLQEVSATPLRFISDLLVEDSWSHVFMDTLAPRGFVKVTSVRMQGLLLLVFAKQIHLPYIRKIQTTYTRTGIFGYWGNKGGVSVRFSFYGHMVCFLNCHLAAHMNYALQRVDEFEYILEAQDFDVSDTPHVLDHKVAFCFGDLNFRIADHGLHFLRSSINSGRLNLLWSKDQLVMMKKNEPFLQEFEEGPLNFKPTYKFDRNSDTYDTSGKKRKPAWTDRILWRIKPKATPSEDDDEKASTSVDDGLDEYPLLVTQDKYTSDMSYGVSDHKPVIATFGLELRKCFDTPLVHISPVGIWSADQDALLNYTVQEDFMSSTWDWIGLYKVGFKSASDYETFVWVREDELPETNEVIQITVDKDEIPLLGGEYVLGYYSTNMQSILGLSANFQILESKRAVMEGLVPENVNGLNK
- the inpp5kb gene encoding inositol polyphosphate 5-phosphatase K isoform X2, with product MSSGRFRSGARDKCRLHMVTWNVATAEPPEDVTSLLQLDVQPPTDLYVIGLQEVSATPLRFISDLLVEDSWSHVFMDTLAPRGFVKVTSVRMQGLLLLVFAKQIHLPYIRKIQTTYTRTGIFGYWGNKGGVSVRFSFYGHMVCFLNCHLAAHMNYALQRVDEFEYILEAQDFDVSDTPHVLDHKVAFCFGDLNFRIADHGLHFLRSSINSGRLNLLWSKDQLVMMKKNEPFLQEFEEGPLNFKPTYKFDRNSDTYDTSGKKRKPAWTDRILWRIKPKATPSEDDDEKASTSVDDGLDEYPLLVTQDKYTSDMSYGVSDHKPVIATFGLELRKCFDTPLVHISPVGIWSADQDALLNYTVQEDFMSSTWDWIGLYKVGFKSASDYETFVWVREDELPETNEVIQITVDKDEIPLLGGEYVLGYYSTNMQSILGLSANFQILESKRAVMEGLVPENVNGLNK